A window of Novosphingobium terrae contains these coding sequences:
- the hutU gene encoding urocanate hydratase: MNRLDNSRIIKAPTGTELSAKSWLTEAPLRMLMNNLHPDVAENPEELVVYGGIGRAARNWESFDRIVETLRVLEDDQTLLVQSGKPVGVFRTHKDAPRVLIANSNLVPKWANWEHFNELDKKGLAMYGQMTAGSWIYIGTQGIVQGTYETFVEMGRQHYDGDLSGKWLLTAGLGGMGGAQPLAAVMAGASCLAIECQRSRIEMRLRTGYLDRMAETLDEAMAIIEEARASKQPVSVGLLGNAAEVLPQMLERGILPDLLTDQTSAHDPINGYLPAGWTVAEWLDKRERDPAAVAKAAKASMATHVRAMLEFQKRGVPTTDYGNNIRQVAFDEGVEDAFAFPGFVPAYIRPLFCRGIGPFRWAALSGDPEDIYKTDQKVKELLPDNKHLHRWLDMAREKIHFQGLPARICWVGLGDRHRLGLAFNEMVASGELKAPVVIGRDHLDSGSVASPNRETEAMRDGSDAVSDWPLLNALLNTASGATWVSLHHGGGVGMGYSQHSGMVIVADGTPEAAARLERVLWNDPATGVMRHADAGYDIALDCAREKGLNLPGILG; this comes from the coding sequence ATGAACCGTCTCGACAACAGCCGCATCATCAAGGCCCCCACCGGCACCGAGCTGTCCGCCAAAAGCTGGCTGACCGAGGCGCCCTTGCGCATGCTGATGAACAACCTCCACCCCGATGTCGCCGAGAACCCTGAGGAGCTGGTGGTCTATGGCGGCATCGGCCGCGCCGCGCGCAATTGGGAGAGCTTCGACCGTATCGTCGAAACGCTGCGCGTTCTGGAGGATGACCAGACCCTGCTGGTGCAGTCGGGCAAGCCGGTGGGTGTGTTCCGCACCCATAAGGATGCGCCGCGCGTGCTGATCGCCAACTCCAATCTGGTGCCCAAATGGGCCAATTGGGAGCATTTCAACGAGCTCGATAAGAAGGGTCTGGCGATGTACGGCCAGATGACGGCGGGCTCGTGGATCTACATCGGCACGCAAGGCATCGTGCAGGGCACCTATGAGACCTTCGTGGAAATGGGCCGCCAGCATTATGACGGCGATCTCTCGGGCAAGTGGCTGCTGACGGCGGGGCTTGGCGGCATGGGCGGGGCTCAGCCGCTGGCCGCCGTGATGGCGGGGGCGAGCTGCCTTGCCATTGAGTGCCAGCGCAGCCGGATCGAAATGCGCCTGCGCACCGGCTATCTCGACCGCATGGCCGAAACGCTCGACGAGGCCATGGCGATCATCGAGGAAGCCAGAGCCAGCAAGCAGCCGGTCTCGGTCGGTCTGCTGGGCAATGCGGCGGAGGTTCTGCCCCAGATGCTGGAACGCGGCATCCTGCCCGATCTGCTGACCGACCAGACCAGCGCGCACGATCCCATTAACGGCTATCTGCCCGCAGGCTGGACCGTCGCCGAATGGCTCGACAAGCGCGAGCGCGATCCTGCCGCCGTGGCCAAGGCCGCCAAGGCCAGCATGGCCACCCATGTGCGCGCCATGCTGGAATTCCAGAAGCGCGGCGTGCCCACCACCGACTATGGCAACAACATCCGTCAGGTCGCCTTCGATGAGGGTGTGGAGGATGCCTTCGCCTTCCCCGGCTTTGTGCCCGCCTATATCCGCCCGCTGTTCTGCCGGGGCATCGGGCCCTTCCGCTGGGCCGCGCTTTCGGGCGATCCCGAGGACATCTACAAGACCGACCAGAAGGTGAAGGAGCTGCTGCCCGACAACAAGCATCTCCACCGCTGGCTGGATATGGCGCGCGAGAAGATCCATTTTCAGGGCCTGCCTGCGCGCATCTGCTGGGTCGGTCTGGGTGACCGGCACCGGCTGGGTCTGGCCTTCAACGAAATGGTGGCCAGCGGCGAGCTGAAAGCCCCGGTGGTGATCGGGCGCGACCATCTCGACAGCGGCTCGGTCGCCAGCCCCAACCGTGAGACCGAGGCGATGCGCGATGGCTCCGATGCCGTCAGCGACTGGCCGCTGCTCAATGCCTTGCTCAACACGGCCTCGGGCGCGACATGGGTCTCGCTGCATCATGGCGGCGGCGTGGGCATGGGCTATTCGCAGCATTCGGGCATGGTGATCGTGGCCGATGGCACGCCGGAGGCCGCCGCAAGGCTGGAGCGCGTGCTGTGGAATGACCCGGCCACCGGCGTGATGCGCCATGCCGATGCGGGCTATGACATCGCGCTGGATTGCGCGCGTGAGAAAGGGCTCAACCTGCCCGGCATTCTGGGATGA
- the phhA gene encoding phenylalanine 4-monooxygenase encodes MADSTLAKPPEAADDWTIPQDWARYSDGEHAMWDQLFERQARLLPGRVAPAFLDGLDVLRLSKPGIPDFAELNARLMDATGWQVVAVPGLVPDALFFDHLAHRRFVAGRFIRTPEQIDYLEEPDIFHDVFGHVPLLANPVFADYMEAYGRGGQRAVELGAIDRLARLYWYTVEFGLLRAPEGLQIYGAGIVSSFSESIFALDDPSPNRIGFDLKRLMRTRYRIDDFQQTYFVIDSFEDLLRQTIESDFAPLYRELEGTDDLDVATVLESDRIDHRGTQDYARARAARHPI; translated from the coding sequence ATGGCAGACAGCACCCTTGCAAAGCCGCCGGAAGCTGCGGACGATTGGACCATTCCTCAGGACTGGGCGCGTTACAGCGACGGTGAACATGCGATGTGGGATCAGCTGTTCGAACGGCAGGCGCGCCTGCTGCCCGGCCGCGTGGCGCCCGCCTTTCTCGACGGGCTCGATGTGCTGCGCCTGTCCAAACCGGGCATTCCGGACTTTGCCGAGCTGAACGCCCGGCTGATGGATGCCACGGGCTGGCAGGTGGTGGCCGTGCCCGGTCTGGTGCCGGACGCGCTGTTTTTCGACCATCTGGCCCATCGCCGCTTTGTGGCCGGGCGCTTTATCCGCACGCCCGAGCAGATCGACTATCTGGAAGAGCCCGACATCTTTCACGATGTCTTCGGCCATGTCCCGCTGCTCGCCAATCCGGTCTTTGCCGATTACATGGAGGCCTATGGAAGGGGCGGCCAGCGCGCGGTGGAGCTGGGCGCGATCGACAGGCTGGCCCGCCTCTACTGGTATACGGTGGAATTCGGTCTGCTGCGCGCGCCTGAGGGTCTGCAGATCTACGGCGCGGGCATCGTCTCCTCCTTCAGCGAGTCGATCTTCGCGCTGGACGATCCCTCGCCCAACCGCATCGGCTTCGACCTCAAGCGGCTGATGCGCACGCGCTATCGCATCGACGATTTCCAGCAGACCTATTTCGTGATCGACAGTTTCGAGGATCTGCTGCGCCAGACCATCGAGAGTGATTTCGCCCCGCTCTACCGCGAGCTGGAAGGCACGGATGACCTCGATGTCGCCACCGTGCTGGAAAGCGACCGCATCGATCATCGCGGCACGCAGGATTACGCCCGCGCCAGAGCCGCGCGCCACCCGATCTGA
- the hmgA gene encoding homogentisate 1,2-dioxygenase gives MTGFGNHVASEAVAGALPVGRNSPQKVPYGLYAEQLSGTAFTAPRAENRRSWLYRLRPAAQHRPFVPYEGAPLLRSGPFGEGRVSPNRLRWDPMPPPARPTDFVDGLTTYGGNGDVAAGAGCGIHLYAANRSMERRAFFSADGEMLILPRQGALRIVTELGVMVVAPLQMALIPRGVRFRVELDGPSHGYVCENYGALFRLPDLGPIGANGLANPRDFETPTAWFEDRDEPHEVIQKFQGALWATTLDHSPFDVVAWHGNLAPCRYDLRRFNTINTVSFDHPDPSIFTVLTSPSDTPGTANIDVVIFPPRWMVAEDTFRPPWFHRNVMSEFMGLIEGAYDAKEGGFAPGGASLHNCMNGHGPDKASYEKAVSADLKPHRLENTMAFMFESRHVIRPTRWAMDSDLLQSDYDEAWSGFEKAKLP, from the coding sequence ATGACAGGCTTCGGCAATCACGTCGCCAGTGAAGCGGTGGCCGGCGCGCTGCCGGTGGGCCGCAACTCGCCGCAAAAGGTGCCCTACGGCCTCTATGCCGAGCAGCTTTCGGGCACGGCCTTCACCGCGCCCCGCGCCGAGAACCGCCGGTCATGGCTCTATCGCCTGCGCCCGGCGGCCCAGCACAGGCCCTTCGTGCCCTATGAAGGGGCGCCGCTGCTGCGCTCCGGCCCCTTTGGCGAGGGGCGGGTCAGCCCCAACCGCCTGCGCTGGGACCCGATGCCGCCTCCCGCCCGGCCGACCGACTTTGTCGACGGCCTCACCACCTATGGCGGCAATGGCGATGTGGCGGCGGGCGCGGGCTGCGGCATCCATCTCTATGCGGCCAACCGCTCGATGGAGCGGCGCGCCTTCTTCTCGGCGGATGGCGAGATGCTGATCCTGCCTCGGCAGGGCGCGTTGCGCATCGTCACCGAACTGGGCGTGATGGTGGTGGCCCCGCTGCAGATGGCGCTGATCCCGCGCGGCGTGCGGTTCCGCGTCGAGCTGGACGGCCCCTCGCACGGTTACGTCTGCGAGAATTACGGCGCCCTGTTCCGCCTGCCGGATCTGGGGCCCATCGGCGCCAATGGCCTTGCCAATCCGCGCGATTTCGAAACACCCACGGCATGGTTCGAGGATCGCGATGAGCCGCATGAGGTGATCCAGAAATTTCAGGGCGCGCTCTGGGCCACCACGCTCGACCACTCCCCCTTCGATGTAGTGGCCTGGCACGGCAATCTGGCGCCCTGCCGCTATGATCTGCGCCGCTTCAACACCATCAATACGGTCAGCTTCGACCATCCCGATCCCTCGATCTTCACCGTGCTGACCAGCCCCTCCGACACGCCGGGCACCGCCAACATCGATGTCGTGATCTTCCCGCCGCGCTGGATGGTGGCCGAGGACACCTTCCGCCCGCCCTGGTTCCACCGCAATGTGATGAGCGAGTTCATGGGGCTGATCGAAGGCGCCTATGACGCCAAGGAGGGCGGTTTCGCCCCGGGCGGCGCCTCGCTGCACAATTGCATGAACGGCCACGGGCCCGACAAGGCGAGCTATGAGAAGGCGGTCTCCGCCGATCTCAAGCCGCACAGGCTCGAGAACACCATGGCCTTCATGTTCGAGAGCCGCCATGTGATCCGGCCCACGCGCTGGGCCATGGACAGCGATCTCCTCCAGAGTGATTATGACGAAGCCTGGTCGGGCTTTGAAAAGGCGAAACTTCCCTGA
- a CDS encoding HutD/Ves family protein: MSGFTLLRAADRCPQPWKNGGGITSDVLVHPPGADMESFDWRISLAEVGQQGPFSAFPGVDRILTVIEGTLELEIDGARCRIDHGSPPHPFSGDASAYGWPGDGLVRDVNVMVRRAAGRAAVAREAVAARAVLDVAPQTVLVVMALDALSASVAGEDLALQPLDALLMPEPGTLHLQAPGTARFLSVRLMAAETGKAS, encoded by the coding sequence ATGAGCGGTTTCACCCTCCTGAGGGCGGCGGATCGTTGCCCTCAGCCCTGGAAGAATGGCGGGGGGATCACCAGCGACGTGCTGGTCCATCCCCCCGGCGCCGACATGGAAAGCTTCGACTGGCGGATCAGCCTTGCCGAAGTCGGGCAGCAGGGGCCTTTCTCGGCCTTTCCCGGTGTCGATCGCATTCTGACGGTGATCGAGGGCACGCTTGAGCTGGAGATCGATGGCGCGCGCTGCCGGATCGATCATGGTTCGCCGCCACATCCCTTTTCGGGCGATGCATCCGCCTATGGCTGGCCGGGGGATGGTCTGGTGCGCGATGTGAATGTCATGGTGCGCCGCGCAGCCGGCCGGGCGGCGGTGGCGCGTGAGGCCGTTGCGGCGCGCGCTGTGCTGGATGTGGCGCCGCAGACGGTGCTGGTGGTGATGGCCCTTGATGCCTTGTCGGCCAGCGTGGCCGGGGAGGATCTTGCCCTTCAGCCGCTCGATGCGCTGTTGATGCCCGAGCCCGGCACCTTGCATCTGCAGGCACCGGGCACCGCGCGCTTTTTATCGGTGCGGTTGATGGCTGCGGAAACCGGCAAGGCGAGCTGA
- the hppD gene encoding 4-hydroxyphenylpyruvate dioxygenase: protein MNDQNPLGLDGFAFCEFTSPEPATMGAQLQQLGFTLAAHTQDGALQLFRQGRIAFILNALPEGQAADFRKLHGPSANGMGFRVADAALAHKLALERGATDADTSGSALPGAKALEGIGGSLLYLVDADPFADWQVVPGWQEQAEANNVGLDLLDHLTHNVRRGQMRVWSQFYAKLFGFEEQKYFDIKGKATGLFSQAMIAPDKAIRIPLNESQDDKSQIEEFIRDYNGEGIQHLALTTPDIYETVEKLRARGVRLQDTIETYYELVDKRVPGHGEDLERLKKNRILIDGDVGEEGILLQIFTENMFGPIFFEIIQRKGNEGFGNGNFQALYESIELDQIRRGVITVDL from the coding sequence ATGAACGATCAAAATCCCCTTGGCCTCGATGGCTTCGCCTTCTGCGAATTCACTTCGCCCGAACCGGCCACCATGGGCGCGCAGCTGCAACAGCTGGGCTTCACACTGGCGGCTCATACGCAGGATGGCGCGCTTCAGCTGTTCCGCCAGGGCCGCATCGCCTTTATCCTGAACGCCTTGCCCGAAGGTCAGGCTGCGGATTTCCGCAAGCTGCACGGCCCCTCGGCCAATGGTATGGGCTTCCGCGTGGCCGATGCCGCTCTGGCCCACAAGCTGGCGCTGGAGCGCGGCGCGACCGATGCCGACACCTCGGGTTCGGCCCTGCCCGGCGCCAAGGCGCTGGAAGGCATTGGCGGCTCGCTGCTCTATCTGGTCGATGCCGATCCCTTCGCCGACTGGCAGGTGGTGCCGGGCTGGCAGGAGCAGGCCGAGGCGAACAATGTCGGCCTCGATCTGCTCGATCACCTGACGCATAATGTGCGGCGCGGGCAGATGCGGGTGTGGTCGCAGTTCTACGCCAAGCTCTTCGGCTTTGAGGAGCAGAAGTATTTCGACATCAAGGGCAAGGCCACCGGCCTGTTCAGCCAGGCGATGATCGCGCCCGATAAGGCCATCCGCATCCCGCTGAACGAAAGCCAGGACGACAAGAGCCAGATCGAGGAATTCATCCGCGATTACAATGGCGAAGGCATCCAGCATCTGGCCCTCACCACGCCGGACATCTACGAGACCGTCGAGAAGCTGCGCGCGCGCGGTGTGCGCCTGCAGGACACGATCGAGACCTATTACGAGCTGGTCGACAAGCGCGTGCCCGGCCATGGCGAGGATCTGGAACGGCTGAAGAAGAACCGCATCCTGATCGACGGCGATGTGGGTGAGGAAGGCATTCTGCTGCAGATCTTCACCGAGAACATGTTCGGCCCGATCTTCTTCGAGATCATCCAGCGCAAGGGCAATGAAGGCTTCGGCAACGGCAATTTCCAGGCCCTGTATGAGTCGATCGAGCTGGATCAGATCCGGCGCGGTGTTATCACGGTCGATCTGTAA
- a CDS encoding SDR family NAD(P)-dependent oxidoreductase, giving the protein MHVIITGASGHLGRAILDSFLQAGHRVAAIDRHEAPAERDGLHWLRCADLSNPSEVEPALASAKAWLGDIDALVLVAGAFAWAELAESSPELWQKMFAANVLTTVVPVRASLPLLKDGAAIVAIGAASAQPAGAGMAAYAAAKSAVARLIEATAEEMRPRGIRANIVLPRIIDTPQNRRDMPDADPADWTSPDAIAAVVQFLAGPQSRAINGAGIPVTNASKD; this is encoded by the coding sequence ATGCATGTGATCATCACCGGCGCGAGCGGCCATCTGGGCCGGGCCATCCTCGACAGCTTCCTTCAGGCCGGACACCGCGTGGCCGCCATCGACCGCCATGAGGCCCCCGCCGAACGAGACGGCCTGCACTGGCTCCGCTGCGCCGATCTCTCCAACCCCTCCGAGGTTGAGCCCGCGCTGGCTTCGGCCAAGGCATGGCTGGGCGATATCGATGCGCTGGTGCTGGTGGCGGGCGCCTTCGCCTGGGCCGAACTGGCCGAAAGCTCGCCCGAACTGTGGCAGAAAATGTTCGCGGCCAATGTGCTGACCACCGTCGTTCCGGTGCGGGCCAGCCTGCCGCTGCTCAAGGATGGCGCGGCGATTGTTGCCATCGGCGCGGCCTCGGCCCAGCCCGCCGGTGCGGGCATGGCGGCCTATGCGGCGGCGAAATCCGCCGTCGCCCGGCTAATCGAGGCCACGGCCGAAGAGATGCGCCCGCGCGGCATCCGGGCCAATATCGTCCTGCCCCGCATCATCGATACGCCGCAGAACCGCCGCGACATGCCCGATGCCGATCCCGCCGACTGGACCAGCCCGGACGCCATCGCCGCGGTGGTGCAGTTTCTGGCCGGACCGCAATCGCGCGCGATCAACGGCGCCGGCATCCCCGTGACCAACGCCAGCAAGGATTGA
- the fahA gene encoding fumarylacetoacetase, which produces MSIFSIDETHDPQRQSWVESANGHSEFPIQNLPFGIAARAGQQPRPAVAIGDHVLDLAAIADLLPPQTHDALQAGDLNALFALDEAVRRALRQALSRLLSDPAHRARIEPALCPMADCTLHLPFTIGDYTDFYVGIHHATNVGKLFRPDNPLLPNYKHVPIGYHGRASSIRPSDVDVLRPRGQRKLPDAPGPIFGPTARLDYELELGVWIGQGNALGQPIPIGEAAAHIAGFCLLNDWSARDFQAWEYQPLGPFLAKNFHSTISPWVVTAEALAPFRIAQPPRPEGDPAPLPYLWDDKDQSAGQFSLALEVAIRTRTMREEGTPAAALSASNASDMYWTVAQLVAHHSSNGCDLRTGDLLGSGTISGATRDAFGSLLELTQGGAEPITLPNGEKRSFVEDGDEIILTAHAHRDGFASIGFGQNRATILPAIA; this is translated from the coding sequence ATGAGCATCTTCTCCATCGACGAAACCCACGATCCGCAACGCCAGAGCTGGGTCGAAAGCGCAAACGGCCACAGCGAGTTTCCGATCCAGAACCTGCCTTTCGGCATCGCCGCGCGCGCTGGCCAGCAGCCGCGCCCGGCTGTCGCCATCGGGGACCATGTGCTGGACCTGGCGGCCATTGCCGATCTGCTGCCCCCGCAGACCCATGATGCCCTGCAGGCCGGCGATCTCAACGCGCTTTTCGCGCTGGATGAGGCGGTGCGGCGCGCCCTGCGTCAGGCGCTGTCGCGTTTGCTGTCCGATCCCGCGCATCGCGCCCGGATCGAGCCGGCGCTGTGCCCGATGGCGGATTGCACGCTCCATCTGCCCTTCACCATCGGCGATTACACCGATTTCTATGTCGGCATCCACCACGCCACCAATGTGGGCAAGCTGTTCCGGCCCGACAATCCGCTGCTGCCCAATTACAAGCATGTGCCGATCGGCTATCACGGGCGCGCCTCCTCGATCCGCCCCTCGGATGTGGATGTTCTGCGCCCCCGGGGCCAGCGCAAGCTGCCCGACGCGCCGGGGCCGATCTTCGGCCCCACCGCCCGCCTCGATTACGAGCTGGAGCTGGGCGTGTGGATCGGGCAGGGCAATGCGCTGGGCCAGCCGATCCCCATCGGTGAGGCCGCCGCGCATATCGCGGGCTTCTGCCTGCTCAACGACTGGTCGGCGCGCGATTTTCAGGCCTGGGAGTATCAGCCGCTCGGGCCTTTCCTCGCCAAGAACTTCCACTCCACCATCTCGCCCTGGGTGGTCACCGCCGAGGCTCTGGCCCCCTTCCGCATCGCCCAGCCGCCGCGCCCCGAGGGCGATCCGGCCCCCTTGCCCTATCTTTGGGACGACAAGGACCAGAGCGCGGGCCAGTTCTCCCTCGCGCTGGAGGTGGCGATCAGGACCCGCACCATGCGCGAGGAGGGCACCCCCGCCGCGGCGCTGAGCGCCAGCAACGCCAGCGATATGTATTGGACGGTGGCCCAGCTGGTGGCGCATCACAGCTCCAACGGCTGCGATCTGCGGACGGGCGATCTGCTGGGCTCCGGCACCATTTCCGGCGCCACGCGCGACGCCTTCGGCAGCCTGCTGGAGCTGACTCAGGGCGGCGCCGAACCCATCACTTTACCCAATGGCGAAAAGCGCAGCTTTGTCGAGGATGGCGACGAAATCATCCTTACCGCCCATGCCCATCGCGACGGCTTCGCCTCGATCGGCTTCGGGCAAAACCGCGCCACCATCCTGCCCGCTATCGCCTGA
- a CDS encoding LysR family transcriptional regulator: MAVFVDVVATGSLAAAAERRGLSPSMVGKHLRALEDRLQLRLLERTTRRQKLTEAGELFLERCREILRQVDAAQDDAIGLRGAASGLLRVSAPTSFGVTRLAPAMAAFRKAHPGVEIELALTDAPVDPGGDNVDVAFRIGPLADSGLVARPLMPFYRMIVCAAPDYLARHGVPQRPEDLSAHDCLGHTRWGLRHDWRFLDGERDILVPIHYSLRIDSGLALREAAIAGAGIILQPYALVGEALAKGQLQQVLTACEARGRELFLVYPRDRAAPAKLRAFIAFALDHFAGPA, translated from the coding sequence ATGGCTGTCTTTGTCGATGTGGTCGCCACCGGCAGTCTGGCGGCAGCGGCGGAACGGCGCGGCCTGTCGCCCAGCATGGTGGGCAAGCATCTCCGCGCGCTGGAGGACCGCCTGCAGCTGCGGCTGCTGGAACGCACCACCCGCCGCCAGAAGCTGACCGAGGCGGGCGAGCTGTTTCTCGAACGCTGCCGCGAGATCCTGCGGCAGGTCGATGCGGCACAGGATGATGCCATCGGCCTGCGCGGCGCGGCTTCGGGCCTGCTGCGTGTGTCCGCGCCGACCTCCTTTGGCGTGACCAGGCTGGCCCCGGCCATGGCGGCGTTTCGCAAGGCGCATCCCGGCGTGGAGATCGAACTGGCGCTCACCGATGCGCCGGTCGATCCCGGCGGTGACAATGTGGATGTCGCCTTCCGCATCGGTCCGCTGGCCGACAGCGGGCTGGTGGCAAGGCCGCTGATGCCCTTTTACCGCATGATCGTCTGCGCGGCGCCGGATTATCTGGCGCGGCACGGTGTGCCTCAGCGGCCCGAGGATTTGTCCGCGCATGATTGCCTTGGCCATACGCGCTGGGGCCTGCGGCATGACTGGCGCTTTCTGGACGGCGAGCGGGACATCCTCGTGCCGATCCACTACAGCCTGCGGATCGACAGCGGGCTGGCACTGCGCGAGGCCGCCATCGCAGGCGCGGGGATCATCCTGCAGCCCTATGCTCTGGTGGGTGAGGCGCTGGCCAAGGGCCAGTTGCAGCAGGTGCTAACCGCCTGTGAAGCCCGAGGGCGGGAGCTGTTTCTGGTCTATCCCCGCGATCGCGCCGCCCCGGCCAAGCTGCGCGCCTTTATCGCCTTCGCGCTCGATCATTTTGCCGGGCCGGCCTAG
- a CDS encoding Lrp/AsnC family transcriptional regulator codes for MKQQSRLDPIDLRIIDALQQDASLSHAELGDRVGASAASCWRRIKALEAEGILTATVRLVDPEKIGRGVNVFCNIRVRHHAQEVRKPFEDFLRERPEVIECFSMSGEWDYLLRIVVADVADYEKFLMRTLLEHPAVGAAASHFALSTTKYTTALPIG; via the coding sequence GTGAAACAGCAATCGCGCCTTGATCCGATCGATCTGCGAATCATCGATGCCCTGCAACAGGATGCTTCGCTCAGCCATGCCGAATTGGGGGACCGGGTGGGTGCCTCGGCGGCCTCCTGCTGGCGCCGGATCAAGGCGCTGGAGGCAGAGGGCATCCTCACCGCCACCGTCAGGCTGGTCGATCCCGAGAAGATCGGGCGCGGGGTCAATGTCTTCTGCAACATCCGCGTGCGCCATCACGCGCAGGAGGTGCGCAAGCCCTTCGAGGATTTCCTGCGCGAGCGCCCGGAGGTGATCGAGTGCTTTTCCATGTCGGGCGAGTGGGATTATCTGCTGCGGATCGTGGTTGCCGACGTGGCCGATTACGAGAAGTTCCTGATGCGCACCCTGCTGGAGCATCCGGCAGTGGGGGCGGCGGCCTCTCATTTCGCGCTGTCGACGACGAAATACACCACGGCCCTTCCGATCGGCTGA
- a CDS encoding 4a-hydroxytetrahydrobiopterin dehydratase: MIAPLTQEALQQALASLPDWTYDEPRKAIHRRIVLRDFGQALGLMVRIGVEAEKRDHHPEWANVYNKLDIWLTTHDADGVSTRDVELAGVIDRLI, encoded by the coding sequence ATGATCGCACCGCTGACTCAGGAAGCCCTGCAACAGGCCCTCGCAAGCCTGCCCGACTGGACCTATGATGAGCCCCGCAAGGCCATCCACCGCCGCATCGTGCTGCGTGATTTCGGGCAGGCTCTCGGGCTGATGGTGCGGATCGGCGTCGAAGCCGAAAAGCGCGACCATCATCCCGAATGGGCCAATGTCTACAACAAGCTCGATATCTGGCTGACCACCCATGATGCCGATGGCGTCTCCACCCGCGATGTGGAACTGGCCGGGGTGATCGATCGGCTGATCTGA
- a CDS encoding DUF2867 domain-containing protein, whose protein sequence is MNASDLIASRERLAYYDSQSIELPRALTPLEAWNLMMAQPQPILRWAFRVRDAISARFGVKRIGGFSGRRRDGVQVGDRLDFFLVEGVSPDALLLTERDRHLDVMTAIRTEGARLTITSSVVVHNAFGRAYMLPVGPAHRVIVRGMLARLRKSLR, encoded by the coding sequence ATGAACGCCAGTGATCTGATCGCCTCTCGTGAACGTCTGGCCTATTATGACAGCCAGTCGATCGAATTGCCCCGCGCCCTTACGCCGCTGGAGGCGTGGAATCTGATGATGGCGCAGCCTCAGCCCATTCTGAGATGGGCCTTTCGGGTGCGTGATGCGATTTCCGCGCGCTTTGGCGTGAAGCGGATCGGCGGGTTCAGCGGCCGCCGCCGGGATGGGGTGCAGGTGGGGGATCGCCTCGATTTCTTTCTGGTCGAAGGGGTGAGCCCCGATGCCCTGCTGCTGACCGAGCGCGACCGCCATCTCGATGTCATGACGGCCATCCGCACCGAGGGGGCGCGGCTGACCATCACCTCCTCGGTCGTGGTGCATAATGCTTTCGGGCGGGCCTATATGCTGCCGGTCGGCCCGGCGCATCGGGTGATCGTGCGCGGCATGCTGGCCCGCCTGCGCAAGAGCCTGCGCTAG
- a CDS encoding carboxymuconolactone decarboxylase family protein: MTIKVLSRETPAYARGLTLFEQLHGGHSGADLARSRDDLCPDFLTMTMEWSFAGVLDRPGLDLATREFVIIACCVARGLLPQLKAHIEAALVAGATQDQIVEVIVQTQFYAGGASANNALGVAAEVFGIGQD, translated from the coding sequence ATGACAATCAAGGTTCTATCGCGCGAAACGCCGGCCTATGCCCGGGGCCTCACCCTGTTCGAGCAGCTCCATGGCGGCCATAGCGGCGCCGATCTGGCCCGCTCACGCGACGATCTCTGCCCCGATTTCCTGACCATGACGATGGAATGGTCCTTCGCAGGCGTGCTCGACCGCCCGGGGCTGGATCTGGCGACGCGCGAATTCGTGATCATCGCCTGCTGCGTGGCGCGCGGGCTTCTGCCGCAGCTCAAAGCCCATATCGAGGCGGCGCTGGTGGCAGGCGCCACGCAGGACCAGATCGTCGAGGTGATCGTGCAGACGCAGTTCTATGCGGGCGGGGCCTCGGCCAACAATGCGCTGGGCGTGGCCGCCGAGGTCTTCGGCATCGGGCAGGACTAG